tTCCTCTAAGCTGCAGAAATCACTAAGAATAGAACActgagggagagatagcataatggttatgcaaagagactctcatgcctgagtttccaaggtccaaggttctatcccctgcaccatgGACCACAAATGAGCAGTTctcaggtaaaaaacaaacaaacaacaaactgaGCCATCAAAGAAAGCCACAGGAGTCTCACCGAGTGAGTTTACATTTGCATGCAAATGTAAACTTTTAAAAGCTAAAAaacttaaaagttaaaaaaaaacaaacctaggaCCTGTGGTGACATGGTTTCTTCTTACATTGAGCCCTcagtaaatatagttttaaaacttagggacaggggtcaggtggtagcgtagcgggttaagcgtacgtggcacaaagtgcaaagaccagagtaaggatccgagttcgaggccccggctccccacttgcaggggagtcacttcataggcggtgaagcaggactgcaggtgtctgtctttctctccccctctgtcttcccctcctctctccatttctatcctatctgacaatgaagAACctcaacacaacaataataaccacaacaaggctacaacaagggcaacaaaagggggcaaaaagaaaaatgacctgtggtccgggaggtggcgcagtggtaaagctttggactctcaagcatgaggtcccgagttcgatccccggcagcacatgtgccagagtgatgtctggttctttctctctcctcctgtctttctcataaataaataaaatctttaaaaaaaaaaaaaaaagaaagaaaatggcctccaggagcagtggattcatggtgcaggcactgagccccagcaataaccctggaggccaaaaaaaaaaaaaaaaacttagggaccagctggtggagcacccagttgagggcacccactgccaggcacaaggaccctggttcaagtccccggtttcagcctacaggggagaagcttcagaaactgtgacgcagtgctgcaggtgtctgtccctctccctctccgtctccccctaccttctccatttctctgtcctatcagataaaatacgTATTTAAATACCTTTTAGAGCCTACAGGTAAATTAGTAGTaagaattattattttacttatgagAAAAACCACTGACAAGGTCTTTTGCTTAAGACAAGGGACACATTCACATTCAGAGGATTAGGAATAAGACACTGCAAGGTTCTTGTTTTCCGATGTCTCCCTCTGGTGGATTAGAAGTGCCAAGAATCCTTAGGAACACGGGTGGAGATTTGCACACCTCTGAGCTGCTCTCCAGGGCTCTTCCCTGTGGTCAGCTCCGCTTAGCTGCAGCACTGCACTAGGAATGGGACCAgccttctcctctctcacttaCCAACCACGACAGCAGATAGAAAACAGCAATTCTCTGGAAGTCAGTAGTGAGGGGACACAGGAGGGGATCCTCAAGAGATACCAAATGTCTTACAGTTGTCCCAATTTCCCAGTTTATTTTTCCAAACCACAGCCCAGGAAGGGGCCCATGCAGAGCCCAGCAGAACCCCTTAGGGAAGGGGCCAAATCTGGCTAGACCTTTATTGAAGCAGGTAAAACAAGCCAAGtggagggcctggtggtggctcacccagttgagtgcacctgttagcatgcaaaaggacctgagttcaagtccctggtcacccctgcagaggggaagcttcacaagccgtggaCCAGGGGTGGCaagtcatctttctctcttcctctctatcctgctctcaatttctcagtcctatcaaaaataaactcaattccatcaggagcaagagaggggaaaaaaggaaagatgcttAGTAGTAGtgataggtgtgggtgtgacttataaaggaaaaGGCAGGAGCATAGAGGAAATGGGCAAAAATAGaaatacagttatagaaataataatctaaTAATAGAAATAATCATCACCCCAtatcggtgaccttgggagaaccactggtttccagtggagggaattcgaacatagaactctggtggtggaaatggtgtggaattatacctgttatcttgtgattttggaagagtattaagtcactaataagaaaTAATAGAAAGATTACAATAAAACAAAGCAAGTGAAGTTAGCACAATCTTTTGCCTTTTCACAGAGATGTTTTAGCTCTCTGGCCTTGCATACTTGGGACCTGATTGCTTATTAAGAATATTCAGGTACAACCTTTCATCCTCAGGCCACCTTCGCCTGACTCCACACCATCTGATGGAGGGTTTGTAGAGTCCCATCCTTTGAATCATTCCCTCAGGGAGTCATGCTGCGTGCTCTATGCCCCTTCTGAAGTGGACCGTATGTGGTGCAGAGACTGGCCAGTGACTTGAGGTCACCTTTACACACACCATTATAATTCCCCAGCCACGAGTCTGACAAGCCATGACCAAATCACAGACAATGACTTGGGCTCACGCGGAGTATCAGCTACTAGATTCTGCATGGGGAGACGAACTCAGTACTGCTTGATATAGTTGAGTCACGTGGAGTGCAACGGCAATCACTTGGGCGTCAGACGTGAGCTCTGCCCGAGACtcacccagccagccagccagctccgCAGCTGAGGCGGGAACCGAGACTGTGCCACTCCGCTGTCCTCCCCGGGGCCTAGTCACTGCACCCTTGGCAGGTGACTGGCCATGTCCAGTTATGGTCACGTGTGCAGAGGAGCACCCGGACCCCACTCCTGTCCCCAccatggtgaagcagctctgtgcTGCCAGCAAACTCTCCTCCTCGTTTATCTTCCAAATGAATCTCTTGATCAAGAACCTCAGGCGTCCAGCTCCATGCCGCTAGATTCTTGTGCTTCCTTGGTGACtatcctttttctcctctcttctggaCAAGCAAGTCTCCAGCAGAGTTCTACATAACCCTAATGAGTTACTAGCTCCAAATCCGCAGGTTGTCAGTGGGTAATGGCTCCTCAGTATAAGGAAGGCCGACAGCCAGCTCAGAGAGCTCAGGAATCTGAGCAGTTACAGCCTCCAGCAGCAGCACCCTGGAGGCTCCATCACTTCTGTCAGTCAGCCCCAAACGGGTGCCTCAGCCTTGGCAGAGACCTGCCGTGCGTGACTGGCACCCTGCTTTGATGCTTTTCCTCAAAGACCATCATATCCGGGGCTTGAGCCTCAGAGTGCTCAACTCTCCTGCACCAGAGACCAAACTTTCCCTGTGTGAATTCACAggtcccctggcttcccactgccTGCTGCTGCCTTCTGCTACTGATCATGTTTCCGTAAACCAAGAGTGGCCGGGCAACAGCAACTCAGCGGTCAGCCTCACAGCCACGACCCTGTCCTACTTCTCCGATGGCAGCCGCTGCGGTCATGTTTTCCATCCTCCTGCAATCATCCCAGCTGTAAAGCCACACTGGCGTCAGCAGCCGTGGAAGAGGGGGTCAGGTGACAGGGCTCTGAGCCTACCACCACAATGTTAGCCTCTGTGACCTGCGTCAATTGCTAAATttctaagaaatatttatttattccctttcgttgtccttgttttattgttgtagctatcattgttgttgttactgatgtcgtcattgttagataggacagacagaaatggagagaggaggggaagaccgggggagagaaagataagacacctgcagacctgcttcaccacctatgaaacgactcccctgcaggtggggagccgggggctccaactgagatccttccactggtccttgtgctttgtgccacgtgcgcttaacccactgcgttaccgcccaaatCCCCAATgactaaatttaaaaaggatgGGTTTTTGCAAAAACACTGGCATGCTTTCCAAGAATAGttttaaaaactgagaaatagCAAAAGCATACTAAATGAAATACTAGATTTATtcaaaataaagtgaaatttcTTGGGCAAAGCATCTGTATAACACTATTTCTGATCAAGTGTCCCTAAAATGTTAAATATAACACTGTCTGACTTGTATCCTGtggctatataatatatatattacaatctaTTTGAGCCATACTTCACAAAACCAGACAGAACAAATTCATAggcagtgttctttttttaatcaagaaCAGCAGTTCAATTTCAAATATATTACCATCCTATTTTTTGTCCTGTGTATGTAGCCCGCTGGCCCAGCCTACTTATCATCCAACCCATGAAGCTTTCATTTGTGGGATGAATAAACACATCACATTTgaaattcatttttcttattaTGCATGAGGCTTGGCCACCAGTTCCTACAAAACTGCTCTGCCCTACTCCATGTCTGTGAGAGGCCTCTGCACAAGGCCAGGGGATGTACCCCGGAGACCCACGGCCAGCCCAGCAGCACTAGTTCTCCTGCTCCTCATAATGAGCGTAGCCGCTGGCGTAGGTCCTTCCCAAGTTCAAGTTAGAGAACAAATCTGCTGATTCAGCATCAGagtcttttccctcttcctcttcctcctcctcttcctcttcgtcatcctcctcctcctcctcctcctggtaGCTGGCATCACCATACTTATCAGAAGAAAGGTTCTTCCAATAGGCGTCGTACCCAGAAGCACCGTCACCCTCTTCCCCTCCGGTCTGCCTGCCAAATTTCAGGGAGCGTGCTGAAacgacagacaggcaggcacacGGAGGGTTATTGGTTCCCATTCTCTGCACCTCATTGCCACAACAATACGGAAAAGCACAGCAACATGACTCAGTACTTCTCACTCCCAAACGAGAGGGCAGCCAGTTTCCTAACTTCAAACTGGAAAGAAAGGAGGGCTCAGAAATGGGAGCCGGCTCCATCCTACTGTAAGTCCATGGCCCCTCACAAACAAGTAATACAGATGACAGGGTCATTTCAGGACATCCGGGAAATTGGAAGACAAAACAAGAACAGCAGCACTCTCCAAAGATACGTTAAATAAAGCACGTTACAACTAAACAGCCCTCACTCCATCAACGGAAAATTGACTCCTGCATCACAACGCTGCCTGTTTCTTAAGAGACCTAACTTAAAATCCAGGAGTCCTGAAAGGACCTCAGTAAAACAAAGATGAGTGAGGGGGAAAAATCCAGCAAAAGCATCAGTCTGGCATCATCAGACAGCTCAAGCTCTGATCCAACAAGGCCCCACTAGAGCCACCAGAACTGTAGTTCTTCCCTGATGTCTGCAGAGGAGTCGGGTTCTCTTGAACAAACTGTGAGGTGCGTTCCTAGAGGCGTGTTTTAGTAGCATTTCCCTCCTAGGGAAGTTCTGTGAAAAGCATTGGTTCCCTACGGCAGGTTTACTGCACCACAGCACTGTGCTACATCGCCAAGACTAGCTGCAGGATCAACTCTAACGCCGGGCACTGGACAGCACTGGCTCCCGAATGTTAAGAATTCagattcgggagtcgggcagtagtgcagcgggttaagcgcgggtggtacaaagcacaaggaccggcataaggatcctggttccagcccccggctccccacctgcaggggagtcgcttcacaagcagtgaagcaggtatgtaggtgtctatctttccctccccctctgtcttcctctcctctctccatttctctctgtcctatccaacaacgacgacatcaagaacaacaataataataactacaacaataaaacaagggcaatgaaagggaataaataaagaaagaaataaagaattcaCAGATACTAAATCATTTAACAAGGAAGCTTCAGCAAAAACAGAAAAAGCATTCTATTCAACCTGAGGTTTCAGTATACCCTATGCCATATTAACTGGGTAAATGTCAAATATCAAAGGCTACGTTAAGCTGAGAGGTTCTGCACACATTTCCCAAGACTGTAAAGCTCCCTTTTCTGATGAGAACCCATTCATCTTTTCAGGCAGGAAGAAGAAAACACAGAGAgcggagagaagagaaagagctgGCCAAGCACGAGCGCCACCGGCGGCCGGCCGTGAAGCACTTACTCGACATGCTCAGGTCCTTCGTCTCCTGGGTCTCGTGCCCACACTTGGGGCAGGGGGGCTGCTTTCCCTTCTCCTGCTTGAACACTTTGCTCCTCGTGTGCTCATCACAGAAGCACGCCTGTGGAGAAGGGGAGTAAGCAAGCATGTCGTTCCAAAGACACACCAAGACGTCACCTGGCATCTCGAGAACTGAAGATGTGGTTTCCGTGAGCAGAGAAGAGGGTCTTGGGATGGCCACACTCCTCATCAGTTCATAAGGGGAATAATCTCTGTCTGAACTTTTCTGACCTACGTAACCCTTCCCAAAGAGAACGTATACCCAGGCTGTGACAAGGAGACATTTCCTGCTTCACAAATGTGAGCACTCACTGGGCCCAGGCAGCACGCGACCAATGGTGTGTCCATCCGCAGGGACACAGCTGGGAACAGGAGCGGGGAAGGCAACCCCGGGAAGTGTGCGGTGTGGGCAAGTGCAGAAGGGTTCAAAGGCAGATGTGGGGTTCAGGGAAGGCTTCTGCAAACATATCATAGCTGAGGTCTGCAGCGAGGTGAGCAAAGACAGGAGAAGAGCAATCTGCGTGGGAGGACCAAGCAGGTAACAGGCAAACACCACTCGGCGGGGGAGGACCAAGAGCGAGGCCAGGGATGGAGAGAAGAGTTtctaaaaagggaggggggggagggcagggcggCATCTGTCTCAGGAACCGTGACAAACAGGAAATCTCTGAGCCAGGGGCCCAGGACTCAGGTGCACAGGCTTCACAGTAAGAGGTcgtgggttccagccctggccccAACAGTAGTCAACAGCACGCATCCCATTAAAACTGAGTTCAGAGTGGAGAGGTGCAGAGGTGTCAGCTCTAACGCCAGCCATCACAATGACTTCTGGGAGTTTTGGCCTCCATTTCAATTCTACAACCTCTAGAATAACAGGGTAAACTACACAGTTTGTAAGATGCCTCGGAAATCAAGTGTAAGTTACAAACAGCCCAAGgagacttgtgtgtgtgtgtgtgggggggggggggatatggagattgaaagaaaaataggaaataaaaagaatgcgTGTAGGGTAGAAGTAGATAGCACAAAGGTTTAATGGTTACACAGGGAGACTCtcagcctgaggttccaaagacccaggttcaatccccaacaccaccataagccagagctgagcagccctcCGGTGTAACATAACGAAGTCAAGAAGGAAAGCGTCCCACCTACCTTACACCGCAGACAGGAATGCTGGCCCAGCCGGTTGCAGGACACACCTGTGGGGAAGCACACACTCACTGTCCAGACTCGAATGTGGAGGAAGCACGACTTCACTCCTGGGTCAGTGGGAGCCTGTTCTGTCTCAACATTAGAACAAGCTAGGGGAAGGGACCGCCCGCTGCCGGCCCTCTGTTCCTCCAGTCTCGGGAGGGCGCCCACGAGCCTCATAAATCCTATTTAGAAAACTAGAAACGTGATGCTTTTGTCCCCACGCCAGCTGAAGCTCTTCCCATCACCTCATAAtggccacatttttaaaaagagcaactGTCTCTATTCATGTGCATTTTCAGGGACAGAGCGGGCTGCTGCCAGTTTCCGTGTGATCTCTGACGAGTGCTTTCTGCGCTGGACACTTTGATGGGAACAGATGACTGTGAGCAAAcaggcaggtgggaaacaggccCCCAACGTTTACCCTAGTTCTGTAAGTTATTGTTAATTTTGGTCGTTTCCCCAGCTCAGGGAGAGGCCTGGGAGGAGGTGCAGCAGGTGTGGTGGGCGGCAAGCACGCTGCCCACGTCCGACCCAAAACCCACTGCTCCAGCTCTCCCCGCATCATGTGAGACAAGTAAGCGAACAGACAGAAACCCGAGCCTGAGGCTAAACACAAACAGCTAAAGTGACGGCACCCCAGGGCCGTGGCCTGGACTCCTGCATCCTGGACACCTGGCCGAGGGGTGTGGCACCCCAGGAAGGAGCTCTAGCTCACTGGACCCGACGAGCAAGCTCTGGGCGCAGGTCATGCCACACTCTACACGTTTAGCTAGACGGCAGTGTCTGATTACTTCCATCCATCATTTTGCCTTCATTTTGGGTGTCTTCCAAAAAACGTGGCTTTATGAGTTAGACGGTATGCTCAACTATCTagtctctcaaaaataaactaagaaatatatatacatagacaaTCTCCAGCACCCAAAGGAGCTCATGACACATGCTCCTGCCTGAGAACCaccaggggaggaggagatggccaCATGTATGGCTCAGAAGGGACCAGCACCTGGCACTCGGGGTGAGGAGTGTGACAAGGGCTGCCACGCTGGTCAACCCCACAGAGTGAAGTCACTCAACTGACACGCCACTGGCGCCTCTGCGGAAAACGTGCTCTAATCTGGGTCTAGAAACAGACAACAGTGAGCCCAATGAGAGCCCACAAGAGCCGCTCTGAAAAACTAGATTGACTTCTAAGTTTAAGATTTCTACTATGAAGAGTCTTGGGCGCAGACAATACCCGATACGGACAAACTTACATTTGAATGTTTCTGCCTCCAAAACCTGGCAGCTGGCTTGATGTTCAAACTGATCGTCCTCACAGAGAAAGTTGTGACAAAAAGAGCAACTGAATATTCGGCCTCCTATTGGGTCAGAAGACAGAACCCGCAGATGTAAACAGGAGATGCTCAAATTAGGAAGAGGACCGCCTATAAAACTGCTCAGAGAAGACGCTAAGTTAGCTGCTGTTTATAGCACACGGCACGGTAGTTCTGGTCCTGGCGAAGGTGCTGATGAAAGCAGCCTGCCAGTATGTCACGAACGTGGGACCTGACACGCGGGCCCCACCCCCGACACAATACTACACCAGGGCACCTGCTGTCCCCAAGCCCCCTCCCTGCCCACTTAGGTGAGCAATGCCAACATCCCTCTTCCTACCAACCGCTAACCAAAACTACATCAGTAAGTAGGACAGTGTgccatccatacccccacccccagcaacaaCAGCTTAACGTGAGCATCCAGATGTTGCAAAGCCAGGTTCCACTTAGAGCACAGTTCAGGGCTGCGAGGAGTCCCTCACCATGGTCCCAGACGCCTCGCTCACACTCCACACACTCAGCATCCGTCAGCGGGCAGGAGCACGCGTGTGTGCTGAGACACTTCCGGCCGTGGCAGACCCACGCTTCGCAGAAGTCACAGATGGCGCCCTGCAGCCCAGGGATAAGAAAGCATCATCCCTGTCCATCGAGGGCAGATACAATGGTTACCACTGCACATGCAGAAAATGCCCAAGTATATCTCTTCGGTTATTCGGGATTCTATCAAAGAGAGGGTACGCTCAACCTAAGGAAGCCGGGAGGGCTTAAAAGAGGCCACTTAAAAAGGGCAGAGGACCCACctgaggggaaaagctttgcaaggggtgaggcaggtctgcaggtgtctctctgtctctctccttctctatctcccccttccctcttgatctctggctgtctctatataataaagataataaaaaacttttttaaaaaaaagggtagaGGAGGGCTCAGACTTCTCTGAGCACTAGGGGGTGTTGGAATCACCACCTCCAGCCCCTAGAGGGGACACGGGGAATGTGTGTGGGGACGTTACCAGGACCCCAAGGCAGCCTGCCAAGAACCTGGTCAGTCCATGCCCAAAGCAGGGGAGGCAAGTGGCTGTGGAAAGGCAGGCACACGGCCtcctctttgggaggtgggactATGGggctacagaactctggtggtgggcgtgACGCAGGGCTACACAGTGTGATCGCACAGCCTCgtagcccactattaatcacaaattaaaaatgtttaaaaaagaaaaagaaaggggagtcgggcatagcgcagcgggctaagcgtaggtggcgcaaagcgcagggactggcgtaaggatcccggttcgagccccggctccccacctgcaggggagtcgcttcacaggtggtgaagcaggtctgcaggtgtctgtctttctctcctcctctctgtcttcccctcctctctccatttctctctgtcctattcaacaacgacaataacaataataactacaacaataaaacaacaagggcaacaaaagggaataaaataaataaataaataaaatttaaaaaaaaagaaaaaaatgagggccaggcagtgggcggcggcgcacctggttaagcactcacgttactatgcacaaggacccaggttcaaggccctggtccccacctgcagggggagagcttcccaagtggtgacgcagggctgcaggtgtctctctgtctctctccctctctcaccccttcctcccatctcaatttctttctgtctctgttcaataataatatttttttaaaaaaaaaaaaggaaaaaaatggagagaaagaaaggaaggaggttaTTTTCCAGGGGGCAGGTGCTATACACTTGGTGAAGTGCACAGACAGCAGTACTCAAGGATCCACGTTCAaggcccggcccccacctgcaggaagaaagctctgAAAAAGTCTAGGGAGCtgacacacatgaacttgcaaacagaAACACCCAGAAGCAAGCCAACTGTGTCTAAGACCagaactctggggaggcagaAGCGTGGGGACACAggcctctggtggtgggtgtgaaacTAACTGtacactgtcatcttacaatcttgtagcctaCTATCAATCACagattgtaaaataaataaataaataattctttaaaaaatgaagggaaaacaAAGCCACAGGCGATTCCCATCAACTCCTGCTCGACCGAGCTAAGGAAGCGGGCAGTGCTAAATAAACACTGACCAGAGCGACTGTTCCTGATGCTTGGGAACCCACTGTCTGGAGATGCCAGGACTCTTACCACCATGGCCAGGCCAGTGCTGTAGACGCCAGCGTGCTTTATGACACAGTCTGAGGACTTCATCATGCACTTTGTTTTCCCTAGGGAGGAAATACAACTGTTAGTCTTGAAAACAGGACAGCAGGTGCTTGGGTAACACGGGTCTGAACTACCCAGATCTACTTACAAGTGGATTTTCTGGTAAATAGGCAACGTAAACTTAAGATACCAATAGTATAGCCCAGCACTGTCAAATCACCTTGTTCCTTCAAAGTCAGCTCCTACTACAGTAATGTCCCTGGATGAAGTCCTAACGTTAACTCTTAGCATGTTATCAGACATAACACACTTAAATGATCATTTTCCAAAACTGTATTTTATCTGAAACTATTATGCACAACCAACAaggatttatgtttttattacagTTTGCGGTTAAATCGGGACTGCATACCATCAATCAGGCTCCTTTACTGGCGGAGGAAATAGCAGGGTAGTTAGGTAAACAACTTTCACACCTGAgcattcaaagtcccaggttcaaatctgggcaCTACCATTATGCCACAAACGAGGAGTGTGGTGGTTTAAAAAGAACAAAGTCTCAATTCACATCTCCAGCACTCTGTGGGCAACTATTTGGGATCATCAATTTGCAGTCTATGAACCA
The sequence above is a segment of the Erinaceus europaeus chromosome 19, mEriEur2.1, whole genome shotgun sequence genome. Coding sequences within it:
- the ZNF330 gene encoding zinc finger protein 330, which encodes MPKKKTGARKKAENRREREKQLRASRGTIDLAKHPCNASMECDKCQRRQKNRAFCYFCNSVQKLPICAQCGKTKCMMKSSDCVIKHAGVYSTGLAMVGAICDFCEAWVCHGRKCLSTHACSCPLTDAECVECERGVWDHGGRIFSCSFCHNFLCEDDQFEHQASCQVLEAETFKCVSCNRLGQHSCLRCKACFCDEHTRSKVFKQEKGKQPPCPKCGHETQETKDLSMSTRSLKFGRQTGGEEGDGASGYDAYWKNLSSDKYGDASYQEEEEEEDDEEEEEEEEEEGKDSDAESADLFSNLNLGRTYASGYAHYEEQEN